In Cytobacillus oceanisediminis, the following proteins share a genomic window:
- a CDS encoding MBL fold metallo-hydrolase, with product MKLTVIGSWGGYPKADEASSGYLLEHEGFHLLIDCGSGVLSKMQNFFQPEELDALIISHYHPDHIADIGVLQHARLIQGFLGRKTDTLPIYGHSLDQHEFAKFTYKDITKGVCYDPDGTLSAGPFQIRFLKTNHPVTCYAMRIEADGKTLIYTADTSYKEELVAFSENADLLVCECNFYGHQNGKNAGHMTSLDAGTLASKANVKNLLLTHLPHYGELRKLKEEASTKYTGPISIADYQWSHTF from the coding sequence ATGAAGTTAACTGTTATTGGGAGCTGGGGCGGTTATCCTAAAGCAGATGAGGCCAGTTCAGGGTATTTGCTGGAGCATGAAGGGTTTCATTTGCTGATCGACTGCGGAAGCGGCGTCCTTTCAAAAATGCAGAATTTTTTTCAGCCAGAAGAATTGGATGCATTGATTATCTCCCATTACCACCCAGATCACATTGCGGATATAGGGGTTCTGCAGCATGCAAGGCTCATTCAGGGTTTTTTGGGCAGGAAAACAGATACACTCCCGATTTATGGTCATTCCCTTGATCAGCATGAATTTGCCAAATTTACATACAAGGATATCACAAAAGGAGTCTGCTATGATCCTGATGGCACTCTCTCTGCAGGGCCGTTTCAAATTCGCTTTTTAAAGACTAATCACCCTGTGACATGCTATGCAATGAGAATTGAAGCAGACGGCAAAACGCTTATTTATACGGCTGATACCTCATATAAAGAAGAGCTGGTTGCATTTAGCGAAAATGCTGATTTATTAGTTTGCGAATGCAATTTTTATGGTCATCAAAATGGAAAAAATGCAGGGCATATGACAAGCTTGGATGCTGGAACATTGGCCAGCAAAGCAAATGTCAAAAATTTGCTGCTGACTCATTTGCCTCATTATGGTGAACTTCGAAAACTGAAGGAAGAGGCTTCAACAAAATATACCGGTCCTATTTCTATTGCGGATTATCAATGGTCCCATACTTTTTGA
- the yhfH gene encoding protein YhfH gives MIQNIMEFFRNLPAKQCSECGKSIEEQHECYGNKCDKCMGITDL, from the coding sequence ATGATTCAAAACATTATGGAGTTTTTCAGAAACCTGCCGGCAAAACAATGTTCAGAATGCGGGAAGTCGATCGAAGAGCAGCATGAATGCTACGGAAACAAGTGTGATAAGTGCATGGGAATAACAGATTTATAG
- a CDS encoding lipoate--protein ligase, with protein MLFIDNQGITDPRINLAIEEYALKNLDIEETYLLFYINEPSIIIGKNQNTVEEINTEYVENNGIHVVRRLSGGGAVYHDLGNLNFSFITKDDGESFHNFQKFTEPVVEALQKLGVNAELSGRNDLMAEGRKISGNAQFSTKGRMFSHGTLLFDSEIESVVSALKVKKDKIESKGIKSIRSRVANISEFLDKKITIQEFRNLLLKNIFGDLDEIPEYKLTNDDWEKIHQLSKERYQNWDWNYGKSPKFDLQHSHRFPVGQIDIRLNVTKGKIEECKIYGDFFGVGDVSEIENKLTGIRYEKSEIENALEEVDIKHYFGNVTKTEFINLIY; from the coding sequence ATGCTTTTTATTGACAACCAGGGAATCACAGATCCCAGAATTAACCTTGCTATTGAGGAATATGCACTAAAGAATCTTGATATTGAAGAAACCTATTTGCTTTTTTATATTAATGAACCTTCCATAATTATTGGAAAAAACCAGAATACCGTTGAAGAGATTAATACTGAATATGTCGAGAACAATGGCATCCATGTGGTCAGAAGGCTTTCTGGCGGCGGGGCTGTTTATCATGATTTAGGCAATCTCAACTTCAGCTTTATCACAAAAGATGATGGAGAAAGCTTCCATAACTTTCAAAAGTTCACCGAACCAGTTGTAGAAGCTTTGCAGAAGCTTGGTGTTAATGCTGAATTGAGCGGCCGAAATGACCTGATGGCAGAAGGCAGAAAGATATCCGGGAATGCCCAGTTTTCTACTAAAGGCAGAATGTTTAGCCATGGCACCCTCTTGTTTGATTCCGAAATAGAAAGTGTAGTTTCGGCACTAAAGGTAAAGAAAGATAAAATTGAATCGAAAGGCATTAAATCTATTCGAAGCCGGGTTGCTAATATCTCAGAGTTCCTGGATAAAAAAATCACAATTCAAGAGTTTCGCAATTTGCTGCTTAAGAATATTTTTGGTGATTTAGATGAAATTCCAGAGTACAAGCTCACAAATGATGATTGGGAAAAAATTCACCAGCTGTCCAAGGAGCGCTATCAAAACTGGGATTGGAATTATGGAAAATCTCCCAAATTTGATCTACAGCACTCGCATCGTTTCCCAGTGGGGCAAATTGATATTAGACTTAATGTCACAAAAGGGAAAATTGAGGAATGTAAAATTTACGGAGACTTCTTTGGGGTTGGCGATGTCAGCGAAATTGAAAACAAGCTTACAGGAATTCGCTATGAAAAGTCAGAGATTGAAAATGCCCTTGAAGAAGTGGACATTAAGCATTACTTCGGAAATGTGACAAAGACCGAATTTATCAACCTGATTTATTAA
- the hemH gene encoding ferrochelatase, whose translation MGKKTMGLLVMAYGTPYKEEDIERYYTHIRRGRKPSEEMLEDLRSRYEAIGGISPLAEITKDQAEKLELHLNEIQDDYEFKMYLGLKHIEPFVEDAVKQMHEDGIEEAVSIVLAPHFSTFSVKSYNGRAKEEAEKLGGPVIKSVESWYKEPKFIKYWADRVKETFDKMPAEEKDSAVLIVSAHSLPEKILKSGDPYPHQLQETADLIAEQAGVKNYAVGWQSAGNTPEPWLGPDVQDLTRDLYENKGYKAFVYTPVGFVSDHLEVLYDNDYECKVVTDELGAGYYRPEMPNSKPEFIDAMSDAIFKLLNR comes from the coding sequence ATGGGTAAAAAGACAATGGGTTTACTTGTAATGGCTTATGGAACTCCCTATAAGGAAGAAGACATTGAGCGTTACTATACACATATCCGCAGGGGAAGAAAGCCTTCTGAGGAAATGCTTGAAGATTTAAGAAGCAGATATGAAGCGATTGGCGGAATATCACCGCTTGCAGAAATTACTAAAGATCAGGCTGAAAAACTTGAACTGCATTTAAATGAAATTCAGGACGATTATGAATTCAAAATGTATTTAGGGTTAAAGCATATTGAGCCTTTCGTAGAAGATGCGGTTAAACAAATGCATGAGGATGGGATTGAAGAGGCTGTCAGCATTGTTCTTGCACCTCATTTCTCAACCTTTAGCGTAAAATCATATAACGGCAGAGCCAAAGAAGAGGCTGAAAAGCTTGGTGGTCCTGTAATAAAATCAGTTGAAAGCTGGTATAAAGAGCCTAAGTTTATCAAATATTGGGCCGATCGTGTAAAGGAAACATTCGATAAAATGCCTGCTGAAGAAAAAGATTCTGCAGTGTTAATTGTTTCTGCACATAGTTTGCCTGAAAAAATTCTGAAATCAGGGGATCCATATCCGCATCAGCTGCAGGAAACAGCTGACCTCATTGCCGAACAGGCTGGTGTCAAAAACTATGCCGTTGGCTGGCAAAGTGCAGGAAACACACCTGAGCCTTGGCTTGGTCCTGATGTGCAGGATTTGACAAGAGACCTTTATGAAAACAAGGGCTACAAGGCATTTGTGTATACTCCTGTTGGTTTTGTGTCAGATCATCTTGAAGTGCTGTACGACAATGACTATGAATGCAAAGTTGTCACTGATGAGCTTGGTGCAGGCTATTACCGTCCCGAAATGCCAAATTCTAAGCCGGAGTTTATTGATGCGATGTCAGATGCCATTTTTAAATTGCTGAATAGATAA
- a CDS encoding YhgE/Pip domain-containing protein — protein sequence MNNKLFLKEFSAIIKNKKLLIPIIAVMFIPILYSGMFLWAFWDPYDHLDDLPVAIVNEDAGAAFEENDLHLGDDLVDKLKESKDFNFQFVDKAEAYKDLNDQQYYMLVEIPKDFSKNATTLLEDNPQKMNLIYVPNESYNFLSAQIGGTAVEKIKASLSEKVTETYAETMFDKVGELADGIGQASDGALQISEGAAGLKDGSKTLHEKLELLADKSIEFNNGVSSASKGSEEMAEGAKSLSEGLGKLAEGQSELSKASDQLESGSEKLSAGVTQTKAGIVTVKEKLPVMIDGTEQLENGAKTLSSSLEQWQTEAQKLSGGTALLEQKLQGFISQLPDGSPEKAELQTALAQLKAGSAQLAESAGKLSAGGAELSQKMGQLNEGQLQLQQGINQLAQGASELETGSQQLVQGHKDFGAGMETFAQKFGEAQAGADRLAGGAADLSGGLGKLTQGSAAFADGTKQLEDGAGKVAEGNTQIYEGSSELANKLADGAENASSVNASDKTYNMMANPVEIDNEKITEVPNYGTGFAPYFLSLGLFVGALLLSIVFPLREPAGVPRSGFSWFASKFGILAGIGIIQGLIAAMILLLGLGLEVQSVPLFLLFTIITSITFIALIQFFVTVMGDPGRFVAIIILILQLTTSAGTFPLELIPNALQPISSYLPMTYSVSGLKAVISSGNFDFMWENAVILLSFAALFIAGTFVYFTAMHKKKFAAAAGQAD from the coding sequence GTGAACAACAAACTTTTCTTGAAGGAGTTTTCAGCAATTATAAAAAACAAAAAGCTGCTGATTCCTATTATAGCAGTAATGTTTATTCCTATTTTATACAGCGGAATGTTTCTTTGGGCATTTTGGGATCCATACGATCATTTAGATGATCTGCCTGTTGCTATCGTTAACGAGGATGCCGGTGCTGCATTTGAAGAAAATGACTTGCATCTGGGCGATGACCTTGTTGATAAATTAAAGGAAAGCAAGGACTTTAATTTTCAATTTGTTGATAAAGCGGAAGCATACAAAGATCTAAATGATCAGCAATATTATATGCTTGTTGAAATCCCTAAGGATTTTTCCAAGAATGCAACCACTCTCCTGGAAGACAATCCGCAGAAAATGAACCTGATTTACGTTCCCAATGAGAGCTACAATTTTTTATCAGCTCAAATTGGCGGAACAGCTGTAGAAAAAATTAAAGCGTCTCTGTCAGAAAAAGTGACTGAAACATATGCAGAAACAATGTTCGATAAGGTAGGGGAACTGGCAGATGGCATTGGACAGGCAAGTGATGGGGCTCTTCAAATCAGCGAAGGAGCTGCAGGTTTAAAGGATGGTTCTAAAACGCTGCATGAGAAGCTGGAGCTTTTGGCCGATAAATCCATTGAATTCAATAATGGCGTAAGCTCAGCAAGCAAAGGTTCAGAGGAAATGGCAGAAGGAGCTAAATCCCTTTCAGAAGGATTAGGCAAACTGGCTGAAGGCCAATCAGAATTAAGTAAAGCATCTGATCAGCTGGAATCTGGAAGTGAAAAGCTTTCTGCAGGTGTTACACAAACAAAGGCAGGGATTGTTACTGTAAAGGAAAAACTTCCTGTTATGATTGATGGAACCGAGCAGCTTGAAAATGGAGCGAAAACCTTATCTTCATCTCTGGAACAATGGCAAACGGAGGCACAAAAACTAAGCGGAGGCACTGCTCTTTTAGAGCAAAAGCTGCAGGGCTTTATTTCGCAGCTTCCGGATGGATCTCCTGAAAAAGCTGAGCTTCAGACTGCGCTTGCCCAGCTGAAGGCTGGATCAGCCCAGCTTGCTGAGTCAGCTGGCAAACTATCTGCGGGAGGAGCCGAATTGTCCCAAAAAATGGGGCAGCTAAATGAAGGACAGCTGCAGCTCCAGCAGGGAATAAATCAGCTTGCCCAAGGGGCATCCGAGCTGGAAACTGGTTCTCAGCAGCTAGTACAGGGCCATAAAGATTTCGGTGCTGGAATGGAAACATTTGCTCAGAAATTTGGTGAAGCACAAGCCGGAGCAGACAGGCTAGCAGGCGGTGCAGCAGATTTATCAGGCGGGCTTGGCAAACTGACCCAAGGTTCAGCTGCATTTGCAGATGGCACAAAGCAGCTTGAAGATGGCGCAGGCAAAGTAGCTGAAGGTAATACACAAATTTATGAAGGATCTTCAGAGTTAGCAAATAAATTAGCGGATGGCGCTGAAAATGCTTCATCTGTAAATGCCAGCGATAAAACTTATAATATGATGGCAAACCCGGTAGAAATAGATAATGAGAAGATTACAGAAGTTCCTAACTATGGTACAGGGTTCGCGCCTTATTTTCTGTCTCTTGGCCTTTTCGTAGGTGCTCTGCTTCTTTCTATTGTATTCCCGCTTCGGGAGCCGGCTGGCGTTCCGCGGTCAGGATTTAGCTGGTTTGCAAGCAAGTTTGGGATTCTTGCTGGAATAGGCATTATTCAGGGTCTCATTGCAGCCATGATTCTATTGCTGGGACTTGGCCTGGAAGTGCAGAGTGTACCTTTGTTTCTTCTGTTTACAATCATAACCAGCATTACTTTCATAGCGCTGATTCAATTTTTTGTCACCGTCATGGGTGATCCGGGCCGGTTTGTTGCAATAATCATATTAATTCTCCAGCTGACAACAAGTGCTGGTACTTTCCCGCTTGAGCTGATTCCTAATGCACTTCAGCCAATCAGTTCATACTTGCCTATGACCTATTCTGTTTCCGGACTAAAGGCTGTCATTTCTAGCGGAAATTTTGATTTCATGTGGGAGAATGCAGTCATTCTATTGAGTTTTGCTGCCCTGTTCATTGCAGGAACTTTTGTTTACTTTACTGCAATGCACAAGAAAAAATTTGCAGCTGCTGCAGGGCAGGCTGATTGA
- a CDS encoding TetR/AcrR family transcriptional regulator, giving the protein MSADRKQQIIEAATKSFSLFGYKATTMDQVAKLANVGKGTIYNFFKNKEELFDEIIHTLIVEMKSAADEALDPSLPFHKNVHRGLYKILEFRMKHQLTIKLFQEAKEMGTPAVTDVIGKVEDAILNYVKDKVAQAIEKGEIRQCDPELTSFVMLKLYIALIFDWEQRHEPLEKEKIAMLFEQYIMKGLSN; this is encoded by the coding sequence ATGTCAGCAGATCGGAAACAGCAAATTATTGAGGCGGCCACTAAATCATTTTCTCTGTTTGGATATAAAGCAACCACTATGGATCAGGTTGCAAAGCTTGCAAATGTAGGAAAAGGCACTATTTATAATTTCTTTAAAAATAAAGAAGAGCTGTTTGATGAAATTATCCATACGCTCATCGTAGAAATGAAAAGCGCAGCTGATGAAGCGCTTGATCCTTCTTTGCCCTTTCATAAAAATGTTCATCGGGGATTGTATAAAATACTTGAATTCCGTATGAAGCATCAGCTGACAATCAAGCTTTTCCAAGAAGCAAAGGAAATGGGAACTCCTGCTGTTACAGATGTAATTGGGAAAGTAGAGGATGCGATATTAAATTATGTAAAAGACAAAGTTGCACAAGCGATTGAAAAAGGAGAAATCCGTCAATGCGATCCGGAACTGACATCTTTTGTGATGCTGAAGCTTTATATTGCTCTCATATTTGATTGGGAGCAGCGTCATGAACCTTTAGAAAAAGAAAAAATTGCTATGCTGTTTGAACAATACATTATGAAAGGATTATCGAATTAG
- the hemE gene encoding uroporphyrinogen decarboxylase codes for MTNSFNDTFLKAARGEQTDYVPVWYMRQAGRSQPEYRAIKEKYSLFEITHQPELCAYVTRLPVEQYNNDAAILYKDIMSPLPAIGVDVEIKSGIGPVISNPIRSIADVEKLGEINPEEDVPYVLDTIKLLTQEQLTVPLIGFAGAPFTLASYMIEGGPSKNYNKTKAFMYAEPKAWFALMDKLGEMTITYVKSQVKAGAKAIQIFDSWVGALNVEDYRYFIKPVMNRIFSALKEENVPLIMFGVGASHLALEWDDLPLDVVGLDWRLPIQEARAKGISKTVQGNLDPAILLAPWEVIEEKAKAILDQGMAQPGYIFNLGHGVFPEVNPDTLRKLTTFIHEYSASKLSK; via the coding sequence ATGACAAACTCATTTAATGATACATTTCTGAAGGCAGCAAGGGGGGAACAGACAGATTATGTTCCTGTTTGGTATATGCGCCAGGCTGGCCGCTCGCAGCCGGAATATAGAGCGATAAAAGAAAAATACTCCCTATTCGAAATTACACACCAGCCTGAGCTTTGTGCTTATGTTACAAGGCTGCCGGTAGAGCAATATAACAATGATGCTGCCATTCTTTATAAAGATATTATGTCACCGCTTCCTGCCATTGGGGTTGATGTGGAAATTAAATCAGGTATCGGCCCTGTTATTTCAAATCCAATCCGTTCCATAGCAGATGTAGAGAAGCTTGGGGAAATAAATCCGGAAGAGGACGTTCCATATGTACTGGATACTATTAAGCTTCTTACTCAAGAGCAGTTGACTGTGCCTCTAATCGGTTTTGCAGGGGCTCCATTTACTCTTGCCAGTTATATGATTGAAGGCGGACCATCAAAGAATTACAACAAAACGAAAGCATTCATGTATGCAGAACCTAAAGCCTGGTTTGCTTTAATGGATAAGCTTGGGGAAATGACTATTACATATGTGAAATCCCAGGTCAAAGCAGGTGCAAAAGCCATCCAGATTTTCGATTCATGGGTTGGCGCCTTAAATGTGGAGGATTACCGCTATTTTATTAAGCCTGTAATGAATCGTATTTTCTCTGCCTTAAAAGAAGAGAATGTCCCGCTGATCATGTTCGGTGTAGGCGCAAGCCACCTGGCATTGGAGTGGGACGATCTGCCGCTTGATGTAGTTGGGCTGGATTGGAGACTTCCGATTCAGGAAGCAAGGGCAAAAGGCATCTCCAAAACAGTTCAGGGCAATCTTGATCCGGCTATTCTCCTTGCACCATGGGAGGTTATAGAGGAAAAGGCAAAAGCAATTCTCGATCAGGGAATGGCCCAGCCGGGTTATATATTCAATCTTGGGCATGGTGTTTTCCCGGAGGTTAATCCGGACACCTTAAGAAAATTAACAACTTTTATTCATGAATACTCTGCTTCAAAATTAAGCAAGTAG
- the hemY gene encoding protoporphyrinogen oxidase, which translates to MQGERQKVVVAGGGITGLAAAYYLQKEAKEKGMALDIKLIEASHRLGGKIQTITRDGFVIERGPDSFLARKQSASRLAKEAGLEKELVRNTSGKSYVLVRQRLFPMPGGSIMGIPTQIAPFITTGLFSPAGKARAVADFVLPRSNPSNDQSLGAFFRRRLGDEVVDNLIEPLLSGIYAGDIDQLSLMATFPQFYQVEQKYRSLILGMKKSTGSQPKQAANRKSKEGMFLTFKSGLQSLVDALESKLEPGTVLKGHRIESIMKAGRGYTVEMNGGENLQADCMVMAVPHHALCSIFSGWGLFEQFKEMPSTSVATVALAFPEEAIERDIDGTGFVVSRHSDYTITACTWTHKKWPHSTPKGKVLLRCYVGKAGDEAVVDLSDDQIVKVVLDDLNKTMNIKMNPDFVYVTRWKDSMPQYTVGHKERVGLAKKQAQEKLPGIFLAGSSFEGLGVPDCIDQAEEAVRNAVEYLQSNKQKAVHL; encoded by the coding sequence GTGCAGGGAGAGAGACAGAAAGTTGTTGTTGCCGGAGGAGGAATTACTGGTCTTGCTGCAGCTTACTATCTGCAGAAGGAAGCAAAAGAAAAAGGAATGGCCCTGGATATAAAGCTCATAGAAGCCTCACATCGTCTTGGCGGCAAGATTCAAACGATAACACGAGACGGTTTTGTGATCGAAAGAGGGCCAGATTCCTTTTTGGCCCGTAAACAAAGTGCGTCCCGGCTTGCCAAGGAAGCAGGCCTGGAAAAAGAGCTTGTGAGAAATACATCCGGTAAGTCCTATGTGCTTGTAAGGCAGCGTCTATTTCCAATGCCGGGCGGATCCATCATGGGGATCCCGACACAAATTGCTCCCTTTATTACAACCGGCTTATTCTCTCCCGCAGGGAAGGCAAGAGCTGTTGCAGATTTTGTGCTGCCGCGCTCCAATCCTTCCAATGATCAGTCACTGGGTGCCTTTTTTAGAAGAAGGCTTGGTGATGAGGTTGTCGATAATTTGATTGAACCGCTTCTCTCTGGCATATATGCTGGCGATATTGATCAATTAAGCCTTATGGCCACTTTCCCGCAGTTTTACCAGGTTGAGCAGAAGTATAGAAGTTTAATTCTGGGAATGAAAAAGTCCACAGGATCTCAGCCGAAACAAGCCGCAAACCGCAAGAGCAAAGAAGGGATGTTCCTTACTTTCAAATCAGGGCTTCAATCACTTGTCGATGCCCTCGAGAGCAAGCTTGAACCTGGAACTGTACTGAAAGGCCATCGCATTGAATCGATTATGAAGGCTGGCAGAGGCTATACAGTTGAAATGAATGGCGGAGAAAACCTTCAGGCAGATTGCATGGTTATGGCTGTTCCCCACCATGCTCTGTGCAGCATATTCTCTGGCTGGGGACTTTTTGAGCAGTTCAAAGAAATGCCGTCCACTTCAGTGGCAACTGTAGCGCTGGCCTTTCCTGAGGAAGCGATCGAAAGGGATATTGACGGAACCGGTTTTGTTGTTTCACGCCATAGTGATTACACCATTACTGCATGTACCTGGACACATAAGAAATGGCCCCATTCGACCCCAAAAGGAAAAGTGCTTCTGCGCTGTTACGTTGGCAAAGCCGGTGATGAAGCTGTGGTGGATCTGTCAGATGATCAAATTGTTAAAGTTGTACTTGATGATTTAAATAAAACAATGAATATAAAAATGAATCCGGACTTTGTTTATGTAACAAGATGGAAGGATTCTATGCCGCAGTATACTGTAGGACATAAAGAACGCGTCGGGCTGGCAAAGAAACAGGCACAGGAAAAGCTGCCGGGCATTTTTCTGGCAGGAAGTTCATTTGAAGGTCTTGGCGTTCCTGACTGCATAGATCAGGCAGAAGAGGCAGTTCGAAATGCAGTTGAATACTTGCAAAGCAACAAGCAAAAAGCTGTCCATTTGTGA